The Amblyomma americanum isolate KBUSLIRL-KWMA chromosome 6, ASM5285725v1, whole genome shotgun sequence genome has a window encoding:
- the LOC144093837 gene encoding uncharacterized protein LOC144093837, translated as MTSYFGNLGPGATGWPAGAQDPHLYAPSKYSTAPPAGGYVDAAGAHHQYAAASAAFGAAGRYPYSGRFDAAPKGLAYDAHPASPHAHHHLPHHAHHQSPLGLPSHHHHHAVLQHQQQPGSACYEPPSVGPYYSAAVPARPPPPPPESHVAPTSAAAVASKEYGKQANVSPFAALAKQQQQQQQQQAQFLGQSSAASSPVAATPGSNGAGSQPEGNGPGTPESYAGSAGSAEPVSANERQGSPANAQSPSKTENFYPWMKSYSDSSQGPKRTRQTYTRYQTLELEKEFHFNRYLTRRRRIEIAHALGLTERQIKIWFQNRRMKAKKENKLQGGLLVPKPGNELVSVLHDSKGLGATMLDSVVYS; from the exons ATGACCTCGTACTTCGGCAACCTGGGGCCGGGCGCGACGGGCTGGCCCGCCGGCGCCCAGGACCCGCACCTGTACGCGCCCTCCAAGTACTCGACCGCACCGCCGGCGGGCGGCTACGTCGACGCCGCGGGCGCCCACCACCAGTACGCGGCGGCGTCGGCCGCGTTCGGCGCCGCCGGACGCTACCCGTACTCGGGACGCTTCGACGCGGCGCCCAAGGGACTCGCGTACGACGCCCACCCGGCGTCGCCGCACGCTCACCACCACCTCCCGCACCACGCTCACCACCAGTCTCCTCTGGGCCTAccctctcaccaccaccaccacgccgtgctccagcaccagcagcagcctgGCAGTGCGTGTTACGAGCCCCCCAGTGTTGGGCCTTACTACTCGGCCGCCGTCCCCGccaggccgccgccgccgcccccggAGTCCCACGTGGCTCCGAcgtcggccgcggcggtcgcctCCAAGGAGTACGGCAAGCAGGCCAACGTCTCACCGTTCGCTGCCCTCgccaaacagcagcagcaacagcagcagcagcaggcgcagtTCTTGGGCCAGAGCTCGGCGGCCTCGAGTCCCGTGGCGGCGACGCCTGGCAGCAACGGTGCGGGTTCGCAGCCCGAAGGCAACGGTCCAGGGACGCCCGAGAGCTACGCGGGGAGCGCCGGCAGCGCCGAGCCGGTTTCCGCGAACGAGCGCCAGGGGTCTCCCGCCAACGCGCAGTCGCCGAGCAAGACGGAGAACTTCTACCCGTGGATGAAGTCGTACTCAG ATTCCTCGCAAGGACCGAAGAGGACGCGGCAGACCTACACCCGATACCAGACTCTGGAGCTCGAGAAGGAGTTCCACTTCAACCGCTACCTGACTCGGCGGCGGAGGATAGAGATCGCCCACGCTCTAGGACTGACCGAGCGCCAGATCAAGATCTGGTTCCAGAACCGCCGCATGAAGGCCAAGAAGGAGAACAAGCTTCAAGGAGGCCTGCTCGTCCCGAAGCCCGGCAACGAACTGGTCAGCGTGCTTCACGACTCCAAGGGGCTTGGTGCCACCATGCTGGACAGTGTGGTCTACAGCTGA